From the genome of Palaemon carinicauda isolate YSFRI2023 chromosome 6, ASM3689809v2, whole genome shotgun sequence, one region includes:
- the LOC137642119 gene encoding dr1-associated corepressor homolog, with protein MKICIFFFAVALATAQQLNQRREFNTAVRLAGPGFFQQGGSFAGRSSFDNNNFDQQRRSFTSSNNDNFQNQNSNFQSTSFAADRTFGSSRSFLNNNQFESGTTSFQRDQQNRFNSFDSRNQNQLQNRQFQQNQQDTFSSKDFQTNRRNQFQSSRTTTNFPQNRFQDNFNQQNSQNKFQTSFDRENSRNRVSLLENIQLTPSTRFQSTSGQQSSGTSFQANRNQQNTGNQFQQSNLNQRNFESNFRSNDNNRFSSGSRSQSVAQLRSGSSFSDFNEESNGVFEPLNLPSGASALLGSISTSFTCADRPYGYYADQQNSCRVFHVCNPYLFSDGQVQNYQYSFMCGEGTVFDQNELTCKKEYDATPCQEAANFYFRNEQFGRFEDKAF; from the exons ATGAAGATCTGTATCTTTT TCTTTGCCGTTGCTCTTGCAACTGCACAGCAGCTCAACCAGAGACGCGAATTCAACACAGCTGTCCGACTTGCTGGTCCTGGATTCTTCCAACAAGGAGGATCTTTTGCTGGTCGTTCATCCTTTGACAATAACAACTTCGATCAGCAACGACGATCTTTCACCAGTTCTAACAATGATAACTTCCAGAATCAAAATAGTAATTTCCAGTCTACCTCTTTCGCTGCTGACAGGACCTTCGGCTCATCAAGATCCTTCCTGAACAATAATCAGTTTGAGTCTGGAACAACATCTTTCCAAAGGGATCAACAAAACAGATTCAATTCGTTTGATTCCAGAAACCAAAATCAACTCCAGAATCGTCAGTTCCAACAGAATCAACAGGACACATTTTCTTCTAAGGATTTTCAGACGAACAGAAGAAACCAATTCCAGTCTTCCAGAACTACAACAAATTTCCCCCAGAACCGATTCCAGGATAACTTTAACCAGCAAAATTCTCAAAATAAGTTCCAGACATCTTTCGACAGAGAAAACTCCAGGAATAGAGTTTCTTTACTAGAGAACATTCAACTGACGCCATCGACCAGATTCCAGAGTACCTCAGGACAGCAATCTTCTGGAACCTCTTTCCAGGCTAACAGAAACCAGCAGAACACAGGTAACCAATTCCAGCAGTCAAACCTGAATCAAAGAAACTTTGAAAGCAACTTCCGTTCCAATGACAACAACCGATTCTCAAGTGGAAGTCGGTCTCAGTCCGTTGCTCAGCTTCGATCAGGTTCATCTTTCAGTGACTTTAATGAAGAATCTAACGGAGTTTTCGAACCCTTGAACCTTCCCTCTGGAGCCAGTGCCTTACTTGGAAGCATCTCCACTTCCTTTACCTGTGCTGACAGACCTTATGGATATTATGCTGACCAGCAAAACTCCTGCCGTGTCTTCCATGTCTGCAATCCTTATCTTTTCTCTGATGGACAGGTTCAGAATTACCAGTATAG CTTCATGTGTGGCGAAGGCACCGTCTTCGACCAGAACGAGTTGACCTGTAAGAAGGAGTACGACGCAACCCCTTGCCAGGAGGCAGCCAACTTCTACTTCAGAAACGAACAATTTGGGCGCTTCGAAGACAAGGCTTTCTAA
- the LOC137642120 gene encoding probable serine/threonine-protein kinase clkA, with protein MKASILLLAVALATAQQFNQRREFNTAVRLAGPGFFQQGGYFAGRSSFDSNNFDQQRRSFTSSNNENFQNQNKDFQFNSFAGDRNFGSSRSFLNNNQFESGTTSFPRDQQNRFNSFDSKNKNQLQNRQFQQNQQEIFSSNDFQTNRKNQFQSSRIAPIFPQNRFQDNFNQQNSQNQFQTSFDRENSRNRVVLLENIQLTPSTRFQSTSGQQSSGISFQANRNQQNTGNQFQQTNLNERNFESNFRSNDNNRFSSGSRSQSVAQVRSGSSFSDFNEESNGVFEPLNLPSGASALLGSISTSFTCADRPYGYYADQQNSCRVFHVCNPYLFSDGQVQNYQYSFMCGEGTIFDQNELTCKAEYEATPCQEATNFYFRNEQFGRPEEKSL; from the exons ATGAAGGCGTCTATTTTAT TACTTGCAGTTGCTCTTGCAACTGCACAGCAGTTCAACCAGAGACGCGAATTCAACACAGCTGTCCGACTTGCTGGTCCTGGATTCTTCCAACAAGGAGGATATTTTGCTGGTCGTTCATCCTTTGATAGCAACAACTTCGATCAGCAACGACGATCTTTCACCAGTTCTAACAATGAAAACTTCCAAAATCAAAATAAGGATTTCCAGTTTAATTCTTTTGCTGGTGACAGGAACTTCGGCTCATCAAGATCCTTCCTGAACAATAATCAGTTTGAGTCTGGAACAACATCTTTCCCAAGGGATCAACAAAACAGATTCAATTCGTTTGATTCCAAGAACAAAAATCAACTCCAGAATCGTCAGTTCCAGCAGAATCAACAAgaaatattttcttctaatgattttCAGACGAACAGAAAAAACCAATTCCAGTCTTCCAGAATTGCTCCAATTTTCCCCCAGAACCGATTCCAGGATAATTTCAACCAGCAAAATTCTCAAAATCAGTTCCAGACATCTTTCGACAGAGAAAACTCCAGGAATAGAGTTGTTTTACTAGAAAACATTCAACTGACCCCATCGACCAGATTCCAGAGTACCTCAGGACAGCAATCATCTGGAATCTCTTTCCAGGCTAACAGAAACCAGCAGAACACAGGTAACCAATTCCAGCAGACAAACCTGAACGAAAGAAACTTTGAAAGCAACTTCCGTTCCAATGACAATAACCGATTCTCAAGTGGAAGTCGGTCTCAGTCTGTTGCTCAGGTGCGATCAGGTTCATCTTTCAGTGACTTTAATGAAGAATCTAACGGAGTTTTTGAGCCCTTAAACCTTCCCTCTGGAGCCAGTGCCTTACTTGGAAGCATCTCCACTTCCTTTACCTGTGCTGACAGACCTTATGGATATTATGCTGACCAGCAAAACTCCTGCCGTGTCTTCCACGTCTGCAATCCTTATCTTTTCTCTGATGGTCAAGTGCAGAATTATCAATACAG CTTCATGTGCGGTGAAGGCACCATCTTTGACCAGAACGAGTTGACCTGCAAGGCAGAGTACGAAGCCACTCCTTGCCAGGAAGCCACCAACTTCTACTTTAGAAACGAACAATTTGGACGCCCAGAGGAAAAGTCTCTTTGA